In the genome of Vicia villosa cultivar HV-30 ecotype Madison, WI linkage group LG7, Vvil1.0, whole genome shotgun sequence, one region contains:
- the LOC131619380 gene encoding myosin-binding protein 3-like, which yields ISTAATNKFATMLHRNTNKIVVILVYAFLEWILILLLLLNSLFSYLITKFAKCFGLKPPCLFCSRLDNVLHQGNSSSNFHSDVVCETHATEISNLGYCSNHQRLAEINSMCESCLASRPNHHRIGFVSLRSHEKYDENGENVDSCSCCHESLNRYLYPSYLLLKPSWEDGNYLGKGSVIVESIEDDDDKEGDSKYIEFEINNGEDHDHDHVHDEEALDEHQIFSDIESFILREVAEDRSSSVSNLNSDEKDVEKNEKEDDPSGDDDFIHQFVDTPFMQASHLEDRSIEIINMHFENSVAREDDRLIPVKLIDSITCLNLESCKLNEGNEMIQTFVTESLVEPCANVFEGEVLLTMNENAEKRNMRELEESLENSITLEVEGLNQNSAVQTSMNDDSSIEEPENAQVDLFRSQEPICSYECTQDDESESSDDDDDDDDDDDEAQNAFEKFISQNNLRMSHSLSNDEKSLEADMEEEQENTPPDDLPPSEEPTSCSNQCIPEDQSSTSEDDTEVPNAFDDFIAQNNIYTDKTGENDDEMAEKTISVEKVEEETSHQSSKFSESCEVEESMDGSVASEVEYGDPVLTIDRLKKAVKAEQIALSAIYQELEEERSASAIATNQTMAMITRLQEEKAAMQMEALQYQRMMEEQAEYDQEALQILSDLITKREKEKKELEKEVEEYREKVMDYEAKEKLRLLRRMKDGSVKSRDSSCSCCNTGYTDELSVDLNNEEKEENVETVSNLEEIALDCVKHVSELDSTLEEFEEEKASILDQLKALEEKIISLEDGEEYLDDKEDYSNGISYDKNSPRKTIGCLAKKLLPYLDEVDNENDEEAFAFDRELETESNEMQKSVPIMSQMDSMKVCVEEEVDRVYERLQALETDREFLQHCMGSIQNGGDEGKDLLQEILQHLRDLKNVELRLKNLDNDPSTIVELHSPCKDL from the exons atatcaACGGCTGCTACCAACAAGTTTGCAACCATGTTACATAGAAACACCAACAAAATAGTTGTAATACTAGTCTATGCATTTCTTGAATGGATCTTAATTCTCCTCCTTCTTCTCAACTCTTTGTTCAGTTATCTTATCACTAAATTTGCCAAATGTTTTGGCCTTAAACCACCTTGTCTTTTCTGTTCAAGGCTTGATAATGTGCTTCACCAAGGGAATAGTAGCTCCAATTTTCACAGTGATGTTGTTTGTGAGACTCATGCAACTGAGATTTCTAATCTTGGTTACTGCTCAAATCATCAAAGATTAGCagaaataaatagcatgtgtgaaagTTGTTTGGCTTCTAGACCAAATCATCATAGGATTGGTTTTGTTTCATTGAGAAGTCATGAAAAGTATGATGAAAATGGAGAGAATGTAGATAGCTGTTCTTGCTGCCATGAGAGCTTGAATAGATATCTTTATCCTTCTTATTTGCTGTTGAAGCCTTCTTGGGAAGATGGGAACTATCTTGGCAAAGGTTCAGTCATTGTTGAATCaatagaagatgatgatgataaagAAGGTGATAGTAAATACATTGAATTTGAGATAAACAATGGAGAAGATCatgatcatgatcatgttcatgaTGAAGAGGCATTAGATGAGCATCAGATATTTTCTGATATTGAAAGTTTTATCCTTAGAGAAGTGGCCGAGGATCGATCGAGTTCGGTTTCAAATTTGAATTCGGATGAAAAAGATGTGGAAAAAAATGAGAAGGAAGATGATCCAAGTGGTGATGATGATTTCATTCATCAATTTGTTGATACTCCTTTTATGCAGGCTTCACATTTGGAAGATAGATCAATTGAAATCATCAatatgcactttgagaattccgTAGCCCGTGAAGACGACCGGTTGATCCCGGTTAAGTTAATAGACTCAATTACTTGTTTAAATCTTGAGTCATGCAAATTAAATGAGGGGAATGAGATGATTCAAACTTTTGTCACTGAGTCACTGGTTGAACCGTGTGCGAATGTCTTTGAAGGGGAGGTTTTACTCACAATGAATGAGAATGCAGAGAAAAGAAACATGAGAGAACTTGAAGAAAGTTTGGAAAACTCAATAACTTTGGAAGTTGAAGGGTTAAATCAGAATTCAGCAGTTCAAACTTCTATGAATGATGATAGTAGTATTGAAGAGCCAGAAAATGCACAAG TTGATCTTTTTCGATCTCAAGAACCAATCTGCTCGTATGAATGTACACAAGACGATGAATCTGAATCAAGTGATGATGATGACGACGACGACGACGACGACGATGAAGCTCAAAATGCCTTTGAAAAATTCATTTCTCAGAATAATCTAAGAATGTCTCACAGTTTATCCAATGATGAAAAAAGTTTGGAAGCAGATatggaagaagaacaagaaaatACTCCACCAG ATGATTTGCCTCCATCTGAAGAACCAACCAGCTGCTCAAATCAATGCATACCAGAAGATCAATCTTCTACAAGTGAGGATGACACTGAAGTTCCTAATGCATTTGATGATTTCATTGCACAAAACAATATAT ATACCGATAAAACCGGTgaaaatgatgatgaaatggCTGAGAAAACAATATCGGTTGAAAAAGTTGAGGAAGAAACAAGCCATCAATCTTCCAAATTCTCAGAATCATGTGAAGTAGAAGAATCTATGGATGGAAGTGTTGCAAGTGAGGTAGAATACGGCGATCCTGTTTTAACAATCGACCGGCTAAAAAAAGCGGTAAAAGCCGAACAAATAGCCCTTAGTGCTATATATCAAGAACTAGAAGAAGAGAGGAGTGCCTCAGCAATAGCTACAAACCAAACAATGGCAATGATTACAAGGCTGCAGGAAGAAAAAGCAGCAATGCAGATGGAAGCATTGCAATACCAAAGAATGATGGAAGAACAAGCTGAATATGACCAAGAAGCTTTACAGATTTTGAGCGATTTGATAacgaaaagagagaaagagaagaaagaacTTGAGAAGGAAGTGGAAGAGTATAGGGAAAAAGTTATGGATTATGAGGCAAAAGAGAAGTTAAGGTTGTTGAGAAGAATGAAAGATGGAAGTGTAAAAAGTAGAGACTCTTCTTGTTCTTGTTGCAACACGGGATACACCGATGAACTATCCGTTGATCTTAacaatgaagaaaaagaagaaaatgttGAAACAGTTTCTAACTTGGAAGAGATAGCATTAGATTGTGTAAAGCATGTAAGTGAACTTGATAGTACTTTAGAAGAATTTGAGGAAGAAAAAGCTTCTATTCTTGATCAACTCAAAGCATTAGAGGAAAAGATAATTTCATTGGAAGATGGTGAAGAATATCTTGATGACAAAGAAGACTATTCTAACGGAATTTCATATGATAAGAACTCTCCAAGAAAAACAATCGGTTGCTTGGCGAAGAAGTTACTTCCCTATTTAGATGAAGTTGATAATGAGAATGATGAAGAAGCATTTGCATTTGATAGAGAATTGGAAACTGAATCAAATGAAATGCAAAAATCAGTTCCTATAATGAGTCAAATGGATAGCATGAAAGTGTGTGTTGAAGAGGAAGTTGATCGTGTTTACGAGAGGCTACAAGCTCTTGAAACAGATAGAGAGTTTCTACAACATTGTATGGGATCTATACAAAATGGAGGAGATGAAGGAAAGGATTTGCTACAAGAAATCTTGCAACATCTTCGTGATCTTAAGAATGTTGAACTTCGGTTGAAGAATTTGGACAATGATCCATCCACTATAGTTGAGTTACATTCACCATGTAAAGACTTGTAG